CCAATAATGAAAGTGAAATTACACCATTATTTTTTAGGACGAGTAAAAAGTTTGGATTAAAAATTAATACTGAgtgaataatatattttactggCTGAAAATTGACGACAGAATTATTAAATCGCCATATttcgtaaattaaaaataatttaattttatcattattttttatggttttctttcacaaatattttttgacgtcGTCAGGCCAGAGTTTTCACAAAAATCATGCATAATTTCGAACAAAGAGATTTTAAAGCGATtttcaaaaattataatatttttttatttgtaataagcACCGtagaaataaattttaatagttatcgaagaaatgcacaaagttaatgaattaagtacctacttaccgcATCTATTTAGGTATTTACCAGTTTGTACCATACACTACTTACCTTTCTGTTAATCCGGAGTGGTCCCTGTGCTGTTTAGCTAAGGGACTCATTATTTGCGGATAATCCATAATAAAAGTGGGATGCACAATATGTTCCTGAATGAACTCTCCGACCAGACTGTCTATAATTCTTGCTGAAGTCCATGGCGGGGAACAATCCACCTATAAATTATAAGACTAGTAagtattatacatttttttatatttcatgcGCGAAGGCAAGCGGTCTTGTCTGTCTGTCCTTGTCAAAGAGATTTGTAATGTACAAATGGATTATAGTGCATAAACTATAATTAcagtataataaatactacaaCATAAACACGATAAACAAAACAACTTTTGCATAGACTCACgaattggggtatagtagtacattcatcgcatgatgaacgaAGTACCAGTTCACTgaattttctgttagactaacgtgatacgTGGTAagttgtatcgccgtctataccgGTCAAACCTATGTTAGCCTAACTATGTTAGTGCAAATTCgataccggggatcgaaccggtggcgctcctcgtttgagGAGCAAGCTGATGACACACAGGACAACAGTCATTTTCAGTGATACGAAACTATCAACAAAAGTATCAAAAcattactttctttcttttgcaAACTTAGGACATCAGCTCAAATCGGCTCAATGTAATCAACAGTAGATAATTATAATACGTACCTGGTATTTATCACAGAGTTGTACGAGAAATACATTGGCTTCAGGTGTATGGAGTTCATTAGCAGGAGGGAATGTTACGTTTAAGGCTTTCTCCAGAGCGGGGAGCAAGTAGATGCGCGGGTATGGAGGAGTGAAGTCCACTTCTACCTCCTCACCACTGCGACCTTTTGGATGGTACTTTACCTGAAAGTGTGATGTAAGTATTAGCATGTTTCGTACTCATGACTTTGATGCTATGTCTATGTTTTGATGAGAGTGGTAGAAGCGCAAGTGATGTGTtgggatcgtagtaagtggaattccgtggtgttTGCCTAATTTACCGGCaaataagcgtgattttatgtgcaatcaaagagcaaaagtgcagtcactgagcccagcgaattatttgtaaacagtggtgaaattatgaaccattagttgtcataattataaaatttatgtttttgtaggtgtttttagtatattacagaaacgacgtgaggagctcggtggcgcagcggtaaacgcgctcggcctgcgattgttgaagttaagcaactttcgcaaaggccggtcataggatgggtgaccacaaaaaaaagttttcatctcgagctcctccgtgctttggaaggcacgttaagccgttggtaccggctgcattagcagtcgttaataaccaccaatccgtactgggcccgcgtggtggtttaaggcccgatctccctatccatccatagggaaggcccgtgccccaggagtggggacgttattgggctggtgatgatgtcaGAAACGACGTGTAACCGGgaagtcttaagtgcaaccagttaatttattactttttttttgattggacttttgcaccttatcgtacgaATGTACTGTTAATGTTCCACAGTAAAAGTACCAAGTAATTGATTGAGTTATTGGTTAAATGATTATAAAAACGTAttgattgttttaaaatacttttaagcgacctaatgtacctacttatatttagaGTTATAACTTGTTGTCATTGACGTTTATACACTCTACTACTCTCTAGTTTTGACGTTTACCTTAGTATAACTACGTTTTCCAATGATACAAGCCCATCATCGACGTTGTAATGTTTTACAAGAACCAGTTTACTTTTTCCAAGCAAAAGCCCTAAAATATATCCCAAGTAAGTACTAACCTTATAAGAATTATGAATACTTTTAATTAATCCCGACAGTAAGATTTCAGTGATATCTATTAGGTCGTAGTAGTCAGCGTACGCCATATAAAATTCTAAGGATGTAAACTCGGGATTATGTGTAGAGTCGATCTTTTCATTTCGAAACTGTCTTCCGATCTCGTAGATTCTCTCCAAACCTCCGATTACCAACATCTTGTGGTATAACTCTGGAGATATTCTTAGGTAATAGTCAATATCCATCAAATCGTGGTGGGTTTTGAAAGGTTTCGCTGTCCCTCCACCTGGCACCTTGTGTAGTATCGGAGTTTCCACTTCCAGGAAACCCATGTTGTCCAGAAAGTTTCTGATGTATGAAATTATCTTCGCTCTCGTGGAGAATATCTGTTTAGACTGGAATcataaaattatgtaagtataattgATTTTCAGATATTACATGAATGGCCAATTTATTGCTATAATATACTATATTGATATAATCATTGTGTCCTAAAAAATTCGGACTTTTTTTCAGAcgttagtaggtaagtattacaCATTATTGTAATTAATGCACGTACACATACCTTATCGTTCAGAATAAGATCTAAGTATCTTGTTTTCAGCTTGGTACCATTTGTAAGAGTGGTGTTTGGCAGCTTATGTAAGCACGGTGAGAGTAACTTGACAGTTTTTGCTACAATAGACAGTTCACCCTTCTTCGTCTTTCCAGGATGACCCACACATCCAATGATATCTCCTCTTCTTATCTTCTCCGTATCAGCGACGAAATCTTCCTCCGTTTGATACATTTTGGAAATGGCCATCacctaattaatttattatttaattgtcatattatttaatatgtgaaaacatcgcatatttttctttctttctttcctttctAATTAACAAACCCATTTGATAATAGAAAACAACTCATCTGTTGCTTGGATGAATAATTGAATAATGAACGTTTAGTAGAGGCAGATTTCTTAAAATAAGAATCTTAATTAGGTAATgaatattatgttaatattaatttatggtAACTACCAAAATAAACCGTCACAATAATaacatgtaagtacttactgtacATATGTTGTATATACTATGAATATTATATTTCGGCATTTTAATGCTGTAGTTAGAGAAAGACGTGAAACTAATTCTTATGCTTACTTACTCGAATCACGCCCCCTTCAGTTTTTAGCTCGTAAAGCAATGAATGAAGTCGAGATTTCCTTATGGAAAGCACTCTACCCGCTATCGAGAAATTAACATCTTCCAAGAGTTCTCCATTCCTCAGATATTTATATTGTTCTAAAATTTCCTCTAAAGATACAGTGACGTTGAATTTATGAGGGTAAGGATTATTGTCTCTTGTTGCATTCTTCAGATGTGCTATCTCTGACTTCCTCAACTTGTAGTACAGTTCCATATTgattaaatctttattttttgcaGTTTTGTTTACTGTTTTCAATTTATCGTCATTCTCTTTAATGTTCAGTTCCCTGGAAATAATGTGTCATTGTTTACTTTGATAAGAATATTAAAAACGAAGTTCTACGACTAATAAATATATCCAGAGACATAcacatttgtttttctttacaaacatatataaactcacgcctatttcccaccgcgtTACCCAGATAGGGATAGCAGAgattataaaattccatttgcttcgatcctgacacacttttcttgcttcctacacattcatcaatcgcttcatacacgcacgccggttcagagtagatcgtattaaaccttttctaaggacatctccagttcagtcaatgtaagtccttctcggtcttcctctactttcgttttatataccgcttttgcaattctattatccttcattcgctctacgtgtccaaaccaatcttacattcccttctcaatcttagtcactatgttgtcttttacaccacatctcttttttttctttaatttatctttttacGTTCTACAAACAAAAACCTTAGACATGTTGCTCAGTTACATCACACAGCTACACGTTCATATTAATGTGAATAATCAGATAAATAACTTTCATAATAATCCCGCGATAAACAGTCTACCTCATTTTAGATTATCATATAGGTATCCAAATTATGAAGCGAAAGCCGAATTTCTAAGGAATAATATctagaatataatatacaggtgcaaaaacaagtattttaaagatTATCCGTAACTTACTTCGTTTGTGATACTCCATTATCAACTTTTTTAATTGGCACTTTTATGTAATCTGTTGAAGAATTTGCATCTTTAGATTTATAGTTACTTTTCGCAAGGTTCTTAGATGTTCCTATTTCCTGAATAACACCTTCTGCGTTAAAATTCCCTAAATATTTAGGACCTTCCACTCCAGCATTATCATTTTCTAAAATACTTGACTTTTCCACATTTGCatcattatttttaaagtttctgGGTCTTTCTTCTTTTACATCATAATCTTCTAAAATTCCAGATTTTTCTACTTCTATGTCATCATTTTCAAAGTTTCTTGGTCTTTTTACTTTCACAATATGACTTTCCACAATTCTCGATTTttccatttttatattatgatttcCGAAGTTTCTCAATCTTTCCATTTTTACATTATCATTTTCCAAATTTCTGTGTTTTACCATTTCAACGTCATCACTCTCTATACGTCTAGTTTCTTTAAGTGCTTCATTATTATCCAGTTTTCTTCCGTTCTCTACTTCCGAGTACGCATTTTTCACATGTCTTGCCATTTCTGCTTCGTAACTTTGAACTATCGTTACACATAATAGGATCACTAAAGATTTCATGTTTAATGCACCAAGAGTAGTTTATCGCGTCAGTTAAGAATCACTAATACGAGTATTCTAGCATAtcgatattttagttttatttatattttaatttaacctTTTCAAACaagtttgaaataaaaaacttgttttaGACGTCGTATAGACTAAATCCTTTGTAATTTTTAAGCCAATTAAtggtttaaattatttaaatctgcacttaaatattatttgctCTATGAATAGAacgtgtttatgtttttttcttaattattattttctcgtATAATTTGTTATTTCCGCTGATTACTTTCTTCGAACGTGACAATGGCAGGCTGTGTtcttcacagtttttacccgactgtcgTGTCTTAAAGAATTAGTTTACAATGATCTTATATTAAATGCGTTGAAACATCACTTTGCAAGTAACGCTGACACACGACACTCATCATTGTACAATAATACCTACGTATATCTATCAGAATGTTAAATTGTAAGAATACGTgtcaatatttacttataataaattgtttataaaacatttaataacAACATACATCACTAGGCAGAATTAATCTTTCAGTTTATATTATCATAGATGTTATTAGCCCCTGGGTGTCAATGATggttaaattgaaatgttaggACTACTTTTGaaattgataattattaaataggtaaataatatacttacctaccaacAATTTACACTTCAGtgttaatttcaaataaaaagaaagtaagaaagaatGATCATCAATTCTTATGGAACCACGCTAGAAgttcatcatttccctagcgttatcccgtttctaacagggtccgcttacctaacatgaagatttgacaggtccggtttactacagaagcgactgcctgtctgaccatagTGACCTCACAATGCGAGTCAAGTGTTCTTccatctgggctaccacgaGCCGCACTAGAGGTTACAAAGGATAAAATAAAAGATCCTTTTTCCGTAAAAAAAACACGACAAAAATGTGAATGAGCGCACTACCTAGTCAAATACTGTCTCTGAGAGTTACAAGCAAAAGAAAGTCCTGAAAAGAGACATTATCACATATGCGGTCGCAGGCGAGCGCGCGCGCGCAATGCGTCGCGTGCGGTGCGCGGGAGCAGCGCGGGAAAATCGTATTTTACTCTATGTATTATGCATCGACATCGGCCGACTGACTGAAGCGTGGCCAGAACCGTTCGAGTAACCGTTCAATATGATGTTACTGGTGTAAATTGTTCTTTCATCTTTCAATGTACCGATATTTGTAAATGTACTTTCAATAATTTCGCATAAAAGTACTGGTAGAAAAGTGACATAATCATGTTAAGAACGGACAAAAAACTGAGATGTCACGCTACAATTTACTTACCCATATCATAGTACACTACAGCTAATCTGACAGACTGGatactgacagagggcagcagtaactgccagtactattcagaagcctAGTGcgtactctgggcgccatcacactcgcgtcataCTAGTGCgaggcgaaaggcaagagggaaactactgccctatttttccctaaaaagtagcatggagtatgctacaccaacaagagcgtggctcttaaattagtgttaatgtcatagtaatatACTTAGTATCTCACCTATCAGAGAAAGCTGTGTCGAAAGTAGTTATAGGGGACAGACCTATGGAGTCTAGGAATGTGCTTATCCATGACGGGGGATTAAAAACGCCACTTCGAACAGAACATCAATTCATGAAGTGGCGTTTTTAATCCCCCGTCATGGATAAGCACATtatgacgcgagtgtgatggcgcccagagtacgCACTAGGACTaggcttctgaatagtactggcagttactgctgccctctgtcagtatCCAGTCTGTCAGATTAGCTGTAGTGTACTATGATATGGGTAAGTAAAACATTCAACCTAGGTatctataacttaaaaaaatattctatctaTGATCCAGGACCAGAATAGTTGATGCTAGAAATATACTGAAGAAGACTTAGAAAATAAAGACGACGTATGAAGAGGAATGTTTGTTAAAAGAATTAAGGTAATTTGAGAAtgtattaatttgaaaaaaggaACACGACATGTGTCCGTGACAGTCAATTAAGCTAACTGAACAAGTAGTTTTATGTCGACTTGTCTACATGCTTTGTGAACGGAATGACGGATGCGATTCGTGAGCAATCTTAATTGCTCTGATTGAATCAGGAGACTTCTAGTTTGTTTCAATCGTGAGTTATAATGATGATACTATTTACTAGAATACTTCTAATCTGGAGGAGAAGTAAAGAAAAGCCGTAATATAGCACTGCATAGAGGCAGTAGCatctgtatacagggtgttagtgacatcgtaacaaatactgagggggatgattcatctcgtgattctgagttaatatttagtggaaattttcgtcgcaaaattaatgtctttttagtgatttttcaaaattattttcaattcaatattttttcgaaaagttccacttgatattaactcggaataatgagctaaatcatcctcctaacaccctgtataatcgcGGGGTGTCGTAAAAGTCTATTACCTCtagtattttgttttcttttacatGATGTACCAATCTACTTTAGGCTAGTGCTTAACACCTATGGTGGGTACTAACCCACCGGCTGATCACTGTATGTATCGTCATAATATTCATAAGTTGGGTATGACTGCGTCAATCTGAATGGAAGAATCAGCACTTTTTGGACAGGATGTAAAGAATAATTACTTTTAGAATACTTCGTAATATTCAAAGAAAGGCTAACACcgaagtttatttttttcaatattagtAAAAATGATATGACTATTCGTAAGATGCCTTTTCTATTATTCAAAGCAGTCCAAGTTACACAACTTCACTTTTAGTACGGCTAGCCTTTTACTTAACAGAATGCAATGAGCGTGGAGGTAATTATGTATGTGTCTGAGAAAGTCGGTGAAGACTATAATTACCTTCTTAATACCAGCTATTTTCATCTTATCTTCACCGCTTATACTTACCTTAGTGATTGACAGAGGAAATATAGAAAATATGTCTCTTTAAGTTCAGTAAAAGGCTCAATTTTCATTGTATCCAATCTTCATCGGATTCATAGAGCAACAAGTTATTTGAAGACGACTTATGTATGCCTCTGCCCACACCTTTACGGGCGTTAGTTATGTACGTTACGTATGACTTCAGCGACGCGCACCACATCAACCTCCATTCTACTTCCGTCTCTTTCATTCTCATACTCGCTCTTCCTCTCTGTTCAACCTTCACTCTACACTCATGTcttttctctttcacacacgtATCTTGCATCTCTGTCTCACGTACTTGTCTCTTTTGCTCGTTCATCTTATATTATCTTCGTCTTTATTTTCTCTATGTAACCGTATTTTTGATAATGGTAACCAAATAGTGCATAATTTAGCACAATATGTCGGTTTCTGTTGAACTACAAAATGGAGTGGAACTAAAGAATAGCGCAGATAATGTGTTCTTATGTTCCACTTGTAGTAATTGTAATAATTTGCATGTCCGGATGTATGCAGACGTCTGtgggtgtgtgcgtgtgtgggtaaattcatacataagtaggtattataaattttacaataCGCGTTTAACAAGATAGCGAAGATTCATCAGATTCTTCTTATGATTTAAATACTAAGGCTACGAGTTGCATACTGGTGGATTATGACGAAATAATAACTACCAATCGATAGTATTAAATAAAACGACGACGAAATAATATTTTGCAATCGTCATAGGCGCGGTAAAAAATAGATCTGTCAAactacgtaagctagtgttgtgacgtttatgagcttagtgatgtatcagtcgataggtcgatcgattattttctatttaacaataggtacttattatttaagttgttttttttgcAGGTAGGTGCCTAGTCTTCTGTATAGACTCTAAGCATAGCCTAGACTGTAATGTATTTTAAGGAAAAAACAACACATCATCCATATCGTTAATGAGGAATATTTCCCATAAGCAGCAACAGAGCAACAATAAGGAAAAGAACAGGGAACAGAGTAAGTAAACTAAGATATTCCTTCAAAGCAGTGCCGGACTTTGTAGCGTTACTTTGTGGCATTACGTTACGTTAGGGTCAATTCTTTCAAAAATGTAATCTGGGTTCCATtctataatagaaaaaagaaaccctTATAGTGCGACTCTGTCTGTCACAAAAAACTGATCGGCGAAGCTTATAATTCggtttttaaataattctcgTCGAACAATATTACAAAGAGAAGAGAATCAATAATAaagtacaaaataatataataaaatacatcggACTGAGAGATGACACTGATCGAAAGCAAACCAATTCTACATCGCGGTAATAGATACTTTTTTGAGACTGGCTATCAGAATTCATGTAATAGGTAAGCAGTCGTAAACTTACTGGGAACGGAACTGCCCACTTTTTCCCAAATAGATGAAATATTAGACCTATTATATGATCCCTACAACATGATGCCTTAAGAATCTCCTTGTTTAGTGTATGAGTAATCCCAACACTGCATTATGCGATAGCATATTTCTGaaacaagtatttattttatttcgtggaagaacattatttttgtaaagtaaaaaataaaattcccaAGATAGGTACGCTTCCATTTATGAATGTTTATTCGTAAACAAGAGGCATATATCTGAATGCGGCCGTGGTTATCGGAGGTGAGGTCATGATGAGGTCACGCAAGTCTCGACCAACCAACAGTCGAGGGTCGCATTAGCACTGACAAACCTGCCAAACTCACTCCGCCAATAATACCAGTTCCGTAAACTTGTCTTGGTTGCAAAAGCAAATTTAAAAAAGAGAATCATTGCTATTTGTTTCTTGGAAATGAAGCTGGCCGTTGCTTTATTATTCGTCTTTTGTTACGCGGAAtgtgagtattttttttaaattaattatgatatttacCGTATTACTTATTTGAATTTAGACTGCTTAACGTTTTATAAACGCTGTTTGTGAAGATAGTCACAATATTTCTAGAATGTAACCTCAAATATTTCCTGATTTgtgttaaaacataaaaatatttgaattaataGCTCTAGGTAGATGATAGGTCTATAAAGTGTAATCAGCAGTAATTAACCCTGACAACATACTGATGAGGTCGGCCATTCATCTTAcgacccacacaagagaagtaAATAGTGTGTattgaacaaaatattttgtagttATTTTCGGCATGATACCTAGTTAGCTTAAATTAGGTATTTAGGAACAATAACCGTCTCCTTGACCTTGAATGGAATTTATTGTAGAATAAATTAACCTTGGAATGTTTAGTATACAGGCCGTGGACATGTAAAATAGTCAATTATCTGATTTATCTCTAACTCTAAGCATTTTTAAAAATGATTAAATGGAGCATTTCTTTCACTAACAAATATTATATCAACAACAGTCACAACTCAACAAgatactaaaaacaaaacataattcaCTTTCAGGTCGTAAAATAGTTCCGATTGACAAGAATGCGAACCTCGCGTTCATCAATATGGAGGGCGGTGGTGGGGCGCGGCCACCAACCAACACCAGACCAGCAGCAATTGAACCTATGAAGCCTGCTGGACCTGGACCTGTACCTGTGCCTTCTAAACCTGGCGCCGCGCCCGCACCCGCCCCTATAAAACCCGCATCGCCCCCCGCATCACCTACAGTAGCCAAACCCCCTACTCCCACACCTAAGCCCGcagcccccgcccccgcccctgCCAAACCAGCTCAACCAACTCCGCCAACCCAGATCAAGCCGAAGCCAGTCAACCCCGCGCCTGTAGCCAACCCCATCACGACCCCAGGGCCGGGCAGCGTCAAACAGCTGATCAACTTCTACGACAGCCAGGGAAAGGCCAGTCCCATCAGACCATACAGTTACAGTCAGGCTGTTAAACAGGGTTAAATAATAtgttgtatgtaaataaaataataaatgtgtttttttatcgGCTGTGTTCTACTGAGTtgtatttattttctcttttaaaCTCAAATTACTTATCCATCtagtcttctcttctatcgttgtgaggtggattaccaacctcatcaaatctggtgtcagggttattattgagccgcctaaggcccctgacgtggctcatgtaacgactaattacttacaccagtaactagtaactgggaccaacggcgtaacggcTTATCTATTTATATCTAGCTTACTTAAGTGTATATTTTTTGGTCAACTCTAAGTTAATCTAGGATATACAATTTGTACACGACAAATTATTCTTGTAATTCTCGAggagaattattaaataagtcTCCAACTATCAGAGTATTACAGTTTTAATAGTGTTATGTAATACCTCCATAATAAATGCTCCAACTGCCTACATGAACATGTGAAAGATAACTTAATTTACGTGTTAacataagattaatgattttGGAAAGCGATTGACATTTTGGCGTAACTTTTACCGCTCTAATATACAAACTAAAGGTGGGTGCACACGAGTACTAACAATATTAGGTACTGGTATGTTTGTGAATATTTTATGGAGCAATTAAAATATGCATCACAAATCAGTCCACGGTAGGGACGTTcttcataatttcattatttttaaaacatcttttcttcattgttttaagtttaagcggttactatcataattaaaacatataataacgggctcttacctcgtttaaaatagggatatgagactcccgaaaaaaaaaatcaataaggaagacgggttcaaattatcgagcatacagtagtaggtgttgtaaaaagctaaaaacggcctaatgtggtgacaaaacgtgaggacacagtgagtgcggtttgtcgtaatGAGTTTGgggcgagttcagatggttccgaagattccgatatcaaatacataaacaagcggcaaaaaaagagggtagacagatatgtctacctcctactccaatctcatcagtcatcccgtgatcacttgcaacagtgtcgaaatattgggagtctcatatccatattttaaacgcggtaaggacccgtcattatgtgttttaatctttTCTTCAACCAATTGTAAATAGTTTAGAAATGGCATagcataaaattaatagttttttaaatattaaaaatggtCACACCCGTTGTGGGAGGACCTTTACATACGCAGTGAGGTTTTCAACTGATACGAAAGTGAAATTAGCTGCTTATTTATTACCCGCCTATTTCGGATGTTGTTATGATTATAAACATTAACATCTCTTTTATGACACAAACCTGTAGTTTAATACATTAAATATTACGTATAATGTATCCTGTTATTGTAAGGTGGACTTTCAGCATACCAAGTTAACTGGTGATTGCGTAAAACTAAGTGTAGCGTCGTTTAGAGCTGGTATAATTTGGAAGTTTTAACGGCTTGAGCagagttgagcgttgtgctcacgatccggaggttccgggttcgaatcccggtggggacaaatcacaaaaatcactttgtgatccctagtttggttaggacattacagactgaaagtaagatgatccgtgcttcggaaggcacgttaagctgttggtcccggttactacctactgatgtaagtgagtagtcgttacttgagacacgttagggacctttggcggctcaatagtaaccctgtcagcacggttgatggggttggtaatccacctcacaacccacatgatagaagaagaagatttggaAGTATCAAAGTAACTAATGCTTTTCTTAGTAgattaggtacataaaataCGAAAAATGAGTTCTTAtgcatttttattgtttaaaaataaatcctcATTTAGTTGCAAAGTTGTGAAATGTGCTTATAAAGTAGTAGGTATTCTGATAGCATTTATGAACTAAGTCTAAGTTTTTAACTTGCTCTTCATGAACTTCGACGGAGAAGCATAAAAAACGTCCCGTTTTGACtctatataaaatttataaaataaatatatatttttcacaattcgggtagtcagaggtacagcgtcgcatgatgaactaagtacctactactactAACTAAGTACTAGCACAACCACTATGTCCTTCCAACACAACTCTATCCAGAATCAACCCTACTATCTGCTAATTATC
The Pectinophora gossypiella chromosome 2, ilPecGoss1.1, whole genome shotgun sequence genome window above contains:
- the LOC126374950 gene encoding lysine--tRNA ligase-like isoform X2; the protein is MARHVKNAYSEVENGRKLDNNEALKETRRIESDDVEMVKHRNLENDNVKMERLRNFGNHNIKMEKSRIVESHIVKVKRPRNFENDDIEVEKSGILEDYDVKEERPRNFKNNDANVEKSSILENDNAGVEGPKYLGNFNAEGVIQEIGTSKNLAKSNYKSKDANSSTDYIKVPIKKVDNGVSQTKELNIKENDDKLKTVNKTAKNKDLINMELYYKLRKSEIAHLKNATRDNNPYPHKFNVTVSLEEILEQYKYLRNGELLEDVNFSIAGRVLSIRKSRLHSLLYELKTEGGVIRVMAISKMYQTEEDFVADTEKIRRGDIIGCVGHPGKTKKGELSIVAKTVKLLSPCLHKLPNTTLTNGTKLKTRYLDLILNDKSKQIFSTRAKIISYIRNFLDNMGFLEVETPILHKVPGGGTAKPFKTHHDLMDIDYYLRISPELYHKMLVIGGLERIYEIGRQFRNEKIDSTHNPEFTSLEFYMAYADYYDLIDITEILLSGLIKSIHNSYKVKYHPKGRSGEEVEVDFTPPYPRIYLLPALEKALNVTFPPANELHTPEANVFLVQLCDKYQVDCSPPWTSARIIDSLVGEFIQEHIVHPTFIMDYPQIMSPLAKQHRDHSGLTERFELYVMKKELCNAYTELNDPVLQRKRFIEQEKDRLAGDEEVPPSDEEYIRAMEYGLPPTAGLGLGIDRLVMFLTDSINIKDVLLFPAEQPKNPKK
- the LOC126374950 gene encoding lysine--tRNA ligase-like isoform X1; translated protein: MKSLVILLCVTIVQSYEAEMARHVKNAYSEVENGRKLDNNEALKETRRIESDDVEMVKHRNLENDNVKMERLRNFGNHNIKMEKSRIVESHIVKVKRPRNFENDDIEVEKSGILEDYDVKEERPRNFKNNDANVEKSSILENDNAGVEGPKYLGNFNAEGVIQEIGTSKNLAKSNYKSKDANSSTDYIKVPIKKVDNGVSQTKELNIKENDDKLKTVNKTAKNKDLINMELYYKLRKSEIAHLKNATRDNNPYPHKFNVTVSLEEILEQYKYLRNGELLEDVNFSIAGRVLSIRKSRLHSLLYELKTEGGVIRVMAISKMYQTEEDFVADTEKIRRGDIIGCVGHPGKTKKGELSIVAKTVKLLSPCLHKLPNTTLTNGTKLKTRYLDLILNDKSKQIFSTRAKIISYIRNFLDNMGFLEVETPILHKVPGGGTAKPFKTHHDLMDIDYYLRISPELYHKMLVIGGLERIYEIGRQFRNEKIDSTHNPEFTSLEFYMAYADYYDLIDITEILLSGLIKSIHNSYKVKYHPKGRSGEEVEVDFTPPYPRIYLLPALEKALNVTFPPANELHTPEANVFLVQLCDKYQVDCSPPWTSARIIDSLVGEFIQEHIVHPTFIMDYPQIMSPLAKQHRDHSGLTERFELYVMKKELCNAYTELNDPVLQRKRFIEQEKDRLAGDEEVPPSDEEYIRAMEYGLPPTAGLGLGIDRLVMFLTDSINIKDVLLFPAEQPKNPKK
- the LOC126375033 gene encoding uncharacterized protein LOC126375033, whose protein sequence is MKLAVALLFVFCYAECRKIVPIDKNANLAFINMEGGGGARPPTNTRPAAIEPMKPAGPGPVPVPSKPGAAPAPAPIKPASPPASPTVAKPPTPTPKPAAPAPAPAKPAQPTPPTQIKPKPVNPAPVANPITTPGPGSVKQLINFYDSQGKASPIRPYSYSQAVKQG